A segment of the Mytilus trossulus isolate FHL-02 chromosome 12, PNRI_Mtr1.1.1.hap1, whole genome shotgun sequence genome:
cgtccggcgtcgtccgtcgtcgtccgtcgtcgtccgtcgtcctgcgtccgtcgtcgttaacttttacaaaaatcttctcctctgaaactgctgggccaaattaatccaaacttggccataatcatcattggggtatctagtttaaaaattgtgtccggtgaccccgccaaccaaccaagatggccgccacggctaaaaatagaacataggggtaaaatgcagtttttggcttataactcaaaaaccaaagcatttagagcaaatctgacgaggggtaaaaatgttcatcaggtcaagatctaactgccctgaaattttcagatgaatcggacaacctgttggttggttgctgcccctgaattggtaattttagggaaattttgctgttttttgttattatcttgaatattattatagatagagataaactgtaaacagcaataatgttcagcaaagtaaaatctacaaataagtcaacataaccaaaatggtcaattgaccactttaggagttattgtcctttatagtcaatttttaaccatttttcgtaaatcttggtaatcttttacaaaaatcttctcctctgaaactaccaggccaaatttaaacaaacttggccgcaatcatcattggggtatctagtttgaaaattgtgtggcgtgacccggccaaccaacaaagatggccgccatggctaaaaatagaacataggggtaaaatgcagttttttgcttataactcaaaaaccaaagcatttagagcaaatctaacagggagtaaagttgttaatcaggtcaagatctatttgccatgacattttcagatggattggacaaactgctgttaggttgctgtccctgaattagtaattttaaggaaattttgccgttttttgttattatcttgaatattattatagatagagataaactgtaaagggaaacaatgtacagcaaagtaacacctaaaaataagtcaacatgacttaaatggtcaattgaccccataaggagttattgccctttatagtcaattttcataaaatttgtaaattttaactaacattttccactgaagctcttaggccaagttcaatatagatagaatgattgtaagcagcaataatgttcagtaaagtaagatatacaaacacatcaccatcaccaaaacacaattttgtcatgaattcaaatgcgtcctttgtttaatattcacatagaccaaggtgagcgacacaggctctttggagcctctagtttcttaTTACCTTAATGTTGATTTACCGGATATGAACatcaataaacaatacaattgtGTTgtcttaaattaatttattttacattatcaatatgAGAGTTTAACTTAACCAGTTATGATATTACCACAAAATGCACAAGTCCCTGGTAATAATGATTATTGTTCTTATGCTTTGACAATTTAACTCTTTCCGGGCCcatcattgtaaaataaaataatcaacgtTTGGAATCCGATGATCTCAGAAGATGATATAGTTTCTGATTGATAATCGGATTTCTCAATCCCGATACTTGTATTAACAATTTGAGAGTATTCGCCAAGGCTCTGACAGGTTAAACAGGTTGGATAAATTAACTAACGAGATTGGACAAATCCGTTAATCCACTAGTACCAATGTATAATTTATATGTAACAAGTAACGTCTTTTCTCCCCTGTAAATTTATTACACTAGTGCCCAGACCGCAAGGTTTTCAGAGTTAACCGTATATCAAAACTGTCATGGTATGATTATAGTTTGATGTTCCTCTACTTTTCATCTAAACAACGTGTATAGACAATACTAGGGGAGATTAAGAACTTGGCGTActgcgaaaaaaatattttcttgaagACTATATCTTAACTGTAAAGATCCCTgtggaaaaaaaagtaaaataactataatactgaactctgagaaaaattcaaaacttaaagtcccttaataaattgaaaatctaAAGTTAAAAccaatggataacaactgttatattcctgacttggtacaggcatttttttagtagaaaatagtggatttaACCTTGTTTTACTACTAACTAAACCTCGCTTTTGCATGAAAGTCGCATATCATTcgattatattgacaatgtaaTAATGTGTGACAAAAATAAACCTGCTAGGTAAAAAAGGGTTAAAAGatcagaaaattattaaaaaaaaaattaagataatgaGATGTTTACGGATACAGGATAGAAAAGTAGCCTATAAGAATacatattacagaaaaaaaacactttcatACAATTCCTCCTAGTATATGGAAACATGTTTAGATGTCTTATTGTTTGTTGCTGGGTTTATAACATTAACCTACATATTTTGTTCATAATGTCTAACTTTACGATGAGAAATAAAACGAATATCATATTGCTACTTTAATTGCAACATTAACACagtttaaatacaatttaaaatgtgagtaatttttttttaaaataagctcCACTGTGCGTGTTTGACATGATTACGCCATTTTTGTTGTAAAGATAAAAGGAATCTGAACCAGGAATCGTCAATGATCCCCTGTTTATATCGCGCGGATGCCAATGATGTACCAGGTGCAAATCCTTCTTGTCCACAACAAGATGTATCAGTACAGGTTCGTCTGACACATGCGCAATTACAGACAGCTCTGCACGCAGCACATGTTCCTGCAAACCCACCTGGGGTTCCTGTTGTTTCTGTCACAAATGGCTGTTCTTGTACTTAAAGTtagataaaatattattattaaaaagataATCAAAGCAAAGCAAATTATTCTGTTATATAAACGGCATTTAGCCTGAGGCAGTTTGAgcccttttttatatattgttatatatgtaaTCAAAAATATCAGAAACCTGAGCTGATGAAGTAACATAGCTCAAAAGGacttttattttatctaaataaacGTTTAAAAAATCTGGAAACAAAATGTACCTGTACCTAATGCGGTTACATTTACCATGCTGACTGAgcacatacataaaaaaatgtattttgccGACGCTTGACCATGTCATACACAGGAATTGCAATTTCGATTACGATCTCAAACCAATTACATGTACTCTAgtcaaaatgaattttatttcacctATATAATTGCTACATGTCAAATGGGATGCATGCATTTTCCTGGACGGTAGAATATAGAAATACCTTAATTGAAAACGGTGAACGAACCGGTTTAGGTCTTAtctaattataaaaagaagGAGATGTGTAACGAAGTAAAACCTCCTGAGTGATCGAAGTCTTATCTCCATAATTATGcatatcatacatttttttataacgaTAAAACAGTTACACTATTGTATATTCTACGCAACAAATTTTAACCATCCACTCTAAAAACACTCCAGCATCTGAGAAACGTTTGCTTTGACTCATAATTCCTGACATTGTCGAATTGTTGAGAAATGAAAATGCGACATTTTACATTTCTTAGAACATAAATTTCCACAACCGCAATAGTTACTAGCAAAGAATTCATTTTGTAGTTAGGTGTGTTgcgtgggttttttttttgaaaaaaaaagaaaagaaaaaagaaaaaaactagtAAATTGATTCTAAAAAGAACTTAAAAACAAAGCAAATCTAAAGTAAAATTGCtttatttccttttatttacaatatgtttCAGCGAAtgttaaagacaaaatatttttacttagCTCTGACGGATATCAGGTTGCATTTGTGTTATGTCCGAATAAATACAGAAAGTCATACGTAAACTTTTGTGTTCGGGCAAAATCTAGAGGAAATGCAAAGTCAAGAATACAAAAGAGATACCTTCAAGATGTGTTAATATGATTCATTTGattataattaacaaatatcaattagGTACTTACATCGTAACCCGTAACTTGTAACTAATCCAAAGTTATATAATAGAACGAATATAATAGAAACTAGAAGGGCTTCGGTTCTAAGAAACGCCATTAAACGAAATATTGTCAATGTGTCGTAACAgtaaaacaagtacaaaatcttcttaacaacaaaaaatacttaAAGATACATCATTATCTATACAATTTACAGATGAAATATGTCGGTCTTAAATGAGGGTCTTTATATAACGGtatgaattaaaatatagaaGATTTAAACAGTTTGATTTCATAGTCAGTTTAATATGAAAATTCAGTATTTAGCATTAAATATTTAGAACGTAAACGTATagaagttgattttttttcttacatacATGGTGCGTGATTGTTCACTACAACGGATGCCATAGTTTACCTTTCCTAAAACATAAATGTCCAACCACAATATTATTTATCAACGAATTCATGTTGTTCAAATTGTAGTTTGTAATACCTCTTGTACCTTAgaacagtactgttattccatTATTTAGCacgtttttttaatgacaagCATTATTACTGAAATGGTCATAATTTTGAATTCACTTAGAATTTTCGATTTTCTTAAGATGTTCCATTCCAGTTAAAAAATACATTAGCAATATTTGTCATAACACCTCggagtttttgtttttcaacatcTTTATATTCGTACcatatttggcttttttaacttttcaattCGCGCATCACTGATGATTTTGAAGTCTTacgtcgatgccactgctggtggacgtttcgttcccgaagggatcaccagcccagtaagtcatcacttcggtgttgacatgactatcaataatgtggtaattttgtttaaaatttcctgttttcaaaagtttaaatttttttgaaaaactaaggattttcttatcccaggcaaatatttcctaagctgtatttggcacaactttttggaattttggatcctcaattctcttcaactttgtacttgttaagtttcatatatattttgatatgagcgtcattgatgagtcttgtgtagacgaaacgcgcgtctggcgtactaaattataatcctggtacatttgataactatttaattaATGCCAAtccttgataactatttacgtACATAATGCCAACCAGGTAGGTATCTTTGACGACTTTATGTTTCAATCACTTGGTCGATGTCAAAGCCGGTGAAGATTTCTTCCAGAAAGTATATCAAACCCAGTAGTCAGCCCCTCTGAGTTGACATGCATTATAATTATATGGTTAATTATGAATATGAATGGCGGCCTTTCGAAAATGTCTTTAaggtataaaaacaaaatttctgaatataCCGGAATTATACTggattttttgttattctctttatgtatatacttttaacattttacacCTCCTAAGGTATACATAGtgttatgtatttggtttagaaGTAGACAATTTCCGACTTGTTGTTGATTAAGAATTGTCTTTGTCTCAAGTGCGGGATGTTATAGGTTCAAACCCGGTCTGGTCAATCCAAAGACTTAAAAAATGGTATGAATAGCTTCTCCTCTAAGCGCACGACGAGATTCAATATGGCCGAACTAAATAGGCGGAGAATGTATACAAATGGAAATAATTAGATAATAGTGTTAAGTACTTCATATCCTAAAAAACATATCTAACGAATTGaactatatatattaacaatCTGTGTATGGagtatatacaatattttttggggAAATTTGTGCGACCTGAACCTGGGTCGCAATTCCGAACgttttgaaataggaaaaacCGTAGCtctatggtccgcaaatagtcaaaaaaataacataaggacatAAGAGCTATGGTTCCGCaactaacttggtacaggcattttagtGCATGTAAAATTTTGGATATAATCTTGTTTTATTGacagctaaacctctcacttgtatgacagtatgTGTGAGCAAAGAGATATACTACgttatacaaaattgaaataattacatGCTTAcgtttaag
Coding sequences within it:
- the LOC134693775 gene encoding uncharacterized protein LOC134693775, with protein sequence MAFLRTEALLVSIIFVLLYNFGLVTSYGLRLQEQPFVTETTGTPGGFAGTCAACRAVCNCACVRRTCTDTSCCGQEGFAPGTSLASARYKQGIIDDSWFRFLLSLQQKWRNHVKHAQWSLF